The following proteins are encoded in a genomic region of Streptomyces lunaelactis:
- a CDS encoding SDR family oxidoreductase, with product MNAESAASAVVKVAVVTGAGSGIGRSVALALAEAGWSVGLAGRRAEALEETASLAGGSAGGEVLCVPTDVADPDGVAALFAAVLERYGRIDLLFNNAGTSGPRGVRFEDISYEDWRSVVDVNLTGAFLCAQAAFRVMKDQTPQGGRIINNGSISAHVPRPNSAPYTSTKHAMTGLTKSLSLDGRAYGIACGQIDIGNAATEMTKRMRAGILQANGEVVVEPVMAAGDVARTVRHMAELPLEANVQFATVMATGMPYIGRG from the coding sequence ATGAACGCCGAGAGCGCTGCGAGCGCGGTTGTGAAGGTTGCCGTGGTGACGGGAGCGGGCTCGGGCATCGGCCGCAGCGTCGCGCTTGCGCTGGCTGAGGCGGGCTGGTCGGTGGGGCTGGCGGGGCGCCGGGCGGAGGCGCTGGAGGAGACGGCGTCGCTGGCGGGCGGTTCGGCGGGCGGGGAAGTCCTTTGTGTCCCGACGGATGTGGCTGATCCGGATGGAGTGGCGGCGCTCTTCGCGGCGGTGCTCGAGCGTTACGGCCGTATCGACCTGCTCTTCAACAACGCGGGCACGTCCGGACCTCGGGGCGTCCGCTTCGAGGACATTTCATACGAGGACTGGCGTTCTGTGGTGGATGTCAACCTGACCGGCGCGTTCCTGTGCGCGCAGGCGGCGTTCCGGGTGATGAAGGATCAGACGCCGCAGGGCGGCCGGATCATCAACAACGGCTCGATCTCGGCGCATGTGCCGCGCCCGAACTCGGCTCCGTACACGTCGACGAAGCACGCGATGACGGGCCTGACGAAGTCGCTGTCGCTGGACGGGAGGGCGTACGGGATCGCGTGCGGCCAGATCGACATCGGGAACGCGGCGACGGAGATGACGAAGCGGATGCGGGCGGGGATTCTGCAGGCGAACGGGGAGGTGGTGGTGGAGCCGGTGATGGCGGCGGGCGATGTGGCGAGGACGGTGCGGCATATGGCGGAGCTGCCGCTGGAGGCGAATGTGCAGTTCGCGACGGTGATGGCGACGGGGATGCCGTATATCGGCCGGGGCTGA